The window aacacgcagcaacacgcagcaaacaagcagcaaacaagcagcaacacgcagcaaacacgcatcaaacacgcagcaacacgcatcaaacacgcatcaaacacgcatcaaacacgcagcaaacaagcagcaaacaAGCAGCAACACGCAGCAACACGCAgcaacacacagcaaacacgcagcaaacaagcagcaaacaagcagcaacacgcagcaaacaagcagcaacacgcatcaaacacgcagcaaacacgcatcaaacacgcatcaaacacgcgtcaaacaagcagcaaacacgcatcaaacacgcagcaaacacacagcaaacacgcatcaaacacgcagcaaacacgcatcaaacacgcatcaaacacgcagcaaacacgcagcaaacatgcagcaaacacgcatcaaacaagcatcaaacacgcatcaaacacgcaACAAACATgcatcaaacacgcagcaaacacgcagcaaacacacatcaaacacgcagcaaacacaaGTCTTTAATgattaaacaaacacaatagAATAACGCAACagtgctactactactgctgctgctgtctcctgcgTACTCCTGTGTCCCCCGACTGTCTCCTGTATCCCCCGACCGTCTCCTGTATCCCCCGActgtctcctgtgtcccccGACGGTCTCCTGTGTCCCCTGActgtctcctgtgtcccccGACGGTCTCCTGTATCCCCCGACTGTCTCCTGTGTAGCCCTACTACCCACCTCCCGATCTCTCTGGCCAGGTCTTTGGCCCTGGTCCGCGTGTCCTCGGTGGAGTTTTCGCTGCCCATATAGCAGGTGGTGAAGATGCGGCTGCACAGCTCCCTGGGCTGAGTGGGCCGATAGGTGCTGTCTCCAACCACTCTGCGGACATCGTCCAGAACCTGAGTGTCTGGGAAATGGACAAGGACGTCATGGACACTTGTCAGGATCAGACTGGGGACAAACCTTCCCTTTGAAGCTCATATTTGGTTCACTCAACACTCACTGCCGTCCTCCACCGCCCGGCACAGCAGGACGCAGAGGGAGTGCACGATGCAGGCGCTGGAGGCGctgtccacccccccactcaGGGGCAGCAGGAAACCAGCCTGGACACAATCAGTCGCCCCAGCAAACGTCACCACTGTAACCTGGAGCTTTTCTAGGAGCCAATATTGCACAGGATACCTGTCCACTCCTCCTCAGGTAGTCCCACAGCCAGCAGGCCGGTCCTAGACTGAAGGACAGTTAGTCTCAGCAGCTTGGTACACTGTTCAAAAGAGGTCCGTTCTGAACTGGGTTTGTGTGCACGTTCCGTGGAGATGAAGATGTGCTGCCATCATCCCTTTACTCACCTCCGTGGGCGCTTCTTGTCCTGTTTGATCTTGAAAACATTAGGGAATAAAGTGAAATTCAAAGGGACACACCTGATCTCTTCCTCAGGTGTGTGGAAGCACCACTCTACTGGCTGGTGAACAGGCAGGTGGACGTCATCTACATCAGACAAACTGAAGTTGACTCTGACCCTGTAGCAAGGTTTGGGCTCACTTTcctggaaaacaggaagatCGGAAGATCACCACTGAATTATTCCTGTAGCAACGGGCTAAAACGTCTCCACTGGATCAAAGCAAACATGTGCAGAGTCTTTTGGGGGGAGCAGGAAGCTTCAGGCCGGGATGGACGAAGGCTCCCATGCTAACCTCCACAACACCTGCAGAATGTCTCCGTCTGCCTTTTGTCTTTCTGCTCTAATGATGGACATTTTTATACTTTGAATAATGATGATTCATCCGCACCTATCAGGTTAGCAAGCtaataaaaatctaaattagCCCTGCTATTAGCTCACATAGGACCCTGTGATGAAGTGGGGCCTCATCCAGGGGggtcctgccttcacccattgggGACCCTCCCACTGACCCTCCACTGACCCTCCCACTGACCCTCCCACTGACCCTCCCACTGACCCACCCACTGACCCTCCCACTGACCCTCCCACTGGCCCTCCCACTGACCCTCCCACTGGCCCTCCCACTGACCCTCCCACTGACCCTCCCACTGACCCTCCCACTGACCCTCCCACTGACCCTCCCACTGACCCTCCCAGAGGATGAGGACGTTCTATGACAGGACTCTATGACAGGACACTGACAGGACACTCTATGACAGGACTCTATGACAGGACACTGACAGGACTCTATGACAGGACTCTATGACAGGACTCTAGGACAGGACACTGACAGGACGCTCTAGGACAGGACTCTATGACAGGACACTGACAGGACGCTCTATGACAGGACTCTAGGACAGGACACTGACAGGACTCTATGACAGGACTCTATGACAGGACTCTATGACAGGACTCTAGGACAGGACTCTAGGACAGGACACTGACAGGACTCTATGACAGGACGCTCTATGACAGGACACTGACAGGACGCTCTATGACAGGACGCTCTAGGACAGGACGCTCTAGGACAGGGCACTGACAGGACGCTCTAGGACAGGACTCTAGGACAGGACACTGACAGGACGCTCTAGGACAGGACTCTAGGACAGGACACTGACAGGACGCTCTAGGACAGGACTCTAGGACAGGACACTGACAGGACGCTCTATGACAGGACTCTAGGACAGGACTCTAGGACAGGACACTGACAGGACGCTCTAGGACAGGACTCTAGGACAGGACACTGACAGGACACTCTAGGACAGGACTCTAGGACAGGACACTCTAGGACAGGACCCTCTATGACAGGACTCTAGGACAGGACACTGACAGGACACTCTAGGACAGGACTCTAGGACAGGACACTCTAGGACAGGACCCTCTATGACAGGACTCTAGGACAGGACACTGACAGGACACTCTAGGACAGGACTCTAGGACAGGACACTCTAGGACAGGACCCTCTATGACAGGACTCTAGGACAGGACCCTCTATGACAGGACTCTAGGACAGGACACTGACAGGACATGGTGCTCACCAAGTGTGGATGGTTTTCTCGCCCCCTGTAGCTGCGAACATCCTCCAGATCAAGTGTAGCTGAAATCACTTcctacaaacacatttttctgaGGTTCAAGAAAAGCATTgaaaatagcaataataataataataataacaataataataataataatataaaaggaaataataacATGCAACATCCCCCTACCCCCTCCAAAAAGAGCATAAGCTACATAAAGTAACTgtgccgtctgtctgtctccctgcctgcctgtctgtctgtctgtctgtctgcctgcctgcctgtctgtctgtctgtctgcctgcctgcatgcctgtctgtctgcctgtctgtctgcctgcctgtctgcctgtttatttgtctgtctgcatgcctgtctgtctgtctgtctgcctgtctccctccctgtctgcctgtctgtctgcctgtctgtctgcctgtctgtctgcctgcctgtctccctccctgtctgtctgtctgcctgcctgcatgcctgtctgtctgtctgtctgtctgcctgcctgtctccctccctgtctgtctgcctgcctgtctccctccctgtctgtctgcctgcctgcctgcctgtctccctccctatctgtctgtctgcctgcctgcctgcctgcatgcctgtctgtctgtctgcctgcctgtctccctccctatctgtctgtctgtctgcctgcctgtctccctccctgtctgtctgtctgtctgcctgcctgcatgcctgtctgcctgcctgcctgtctccctccctgtctgtctgtctgtctgcctgcctgcatgcctgtctgcctgcctgcctgcctgcctgtctccctccctatctgtctgtctgcctgcctgcctgcctgcgttGGTCTGAGCCCTGACCTGTCCTACAgcctctgggggaggagttACAGGTGTGCTGCGCTGTGATGGACGTGAACATGAAACCCTCCCTGGCCTCGGGCACCAGCCCGGCTGGAGGCGGCTCTGGGCAGATCTGCCCATTGACCATACGTACCACATCGTTGACAGAAAACTGCACCCCCTGAGCAACAATGTCTCCATTGATGGCCACCATGGCACAGCCGTCGTAGTAAACACGGTCGCCATCACAGCCCTTCTGGTTGGCGTAGAGGTAGATCCCTCCGCCCTgtcacacccacacaacacaatcAACACGCAAAATAATGTCGACTCAGCAGGTCTCCCAACCCAGAGCTCAGTCAGCCACCTGCGTCTTCATCTGAGTCAGGTCAGTATAATGCCTGTATAATATTGATAACATACAGGCATTATATGAGAATTTTGGTTATATTAATCTGGTACTATACTGGTATTACTCTGGTATTAATCTAGTATCACTCTGTTATTATTCTGTTATTACTCTGGTATTACACAGGTATTACACAGGTATTACGCTGGTATTACACTGGTTTTATACTGGTATCACTCTGGTATTACACTGGTATTACTCTGGTATTACTCTGGTATTACTCTGGTATTACTCTGGCATCACTCTGGTATCACACTGGTATTATACTGGTATTACACTGGTATTACACTGGTTTTATACTCTGGTTTTATACTCTGGTTTTATACTGGTATTACTCTGTTATTACTCTGTTATTACTCTGTTATTACTCTGTTATTACACCGGTATTACACCGGTATTACTCTGGTATTACACTGGTATCACTCTGGTATCACACTGGTATCATACTGGTATTACACTGGTTTTATACTCTGGTTTTATACTCTGATTTTATACTGGTATTACCCTGGTATTACTCTGTTATTACTCTGGTATTACTCCGGTATTACACTGGTATTACACCGGTATTACACCGGTATTACTCCGGTATTACTCCGGTATTACACCGGTATTACACCGGTATTACTCCGGTATTACACCGGTATTACACCGGTATTACTCTGTATTACACTGGTATTACACTGGTATTACACTGGTATTACACTGGTATTACTCTGTATTACTCTGGTATTACACTGGTATTACTCTGGTATTACACTGGTATTACACCGGTATTACTCTGGTATTACACCGGTATTACTCTGGTATTACACTGGTATTACACTGGTATTACTCTGGTATTACACTGGTATTACACCGGTATTACACCGGTATTACACCGGTATTACTCCGGTATTACTCTGGTATTACTCTGGTATTACACTGGTATTACTCTGGTAATTATAGTTGCATTCTGAGGACCAAAATCCGCTCCTGATTCATTAGTTAGGTCACAAATACTTGAACAGGTACCTTGCTGGTTGCCGACCTGATCAGGTTGACTCGTGATTCGGCTTTGCGGAGCTCGTGGTGGCTGGCTGAGGAATTGGTGAAGATCTCAACACCGTCCTGGCTCATCTGAATATGGGGGCTTGAATATGGGGCAAAGAGATCAAGTCAGGCTAGTTCCAGGAAAGGCCAGTTCCAGGAGAGGCCAGTTCCAGGAAAGGCCAGTTCCAGGAGAGGCCAGTTCCAGGAGAGGCCGAGGATGTCCAAGTGCAGGATGCTTTTACCTTCTTGGGCTCCAGAGTTCTGCACAGATTTCAGTGCCAATGCAGGTGTCTTTGGTGGAGAGAACACAATCCCCAAATGGCACCGTCTCCTACAGAAATCAGAGACAAAAAGGGTTACCCATAGCAACCGATGGTCCCCAGTGGTGAGACGAAATGCCTTTACCTGTCCTGTTGTTTCCTGGATCATCCTAGGAAGGACGTAATCCTCAACCTTCCTAAAGGAACAAAGCAGAAAGAAGAGCCTTCAGGACCGAGTGTTCACACACGtgctgcaactacaacagctataaacgctgcaactacaacagctacaaacgctgcaactacaacagctacaacgctgcaactacaacagctacacgtgctgcaactacaacagctatAAACGttgcaactacaacagctacaaacgctgcaactacaacagctacaCGTGCTGCAACTACAATAGCTACAAAcgctgcaactacaacagctacacgtgctgcaactacaacagctatAAACGttgcaactacaacagctacaacgttgcaactacaacagctacaaatgctgcaactacaacagctacacgtgctgcaacaacaacagctataaacgctgcaactacaacagctataaacgctgcaactacaacagctacaaatgctgcaactacaacagctacaaacgctgcaactacaacagctacaaacgctgcaactacaacagctatAAGcgctgcaactacaacagctacaacgctgcaactacaacagctacaaacgctgcaactacaacagctataaacgctgcaactacaacagctacaaacgctgcaactacaacagctacaaacgctgcaactacaacagctataaacgctgcaactacaacagctacaaacgctgcaactacaacagctacaacgctgcaactacaacagctacaacgctgcaactacaacagctacaaACGCTGCGAATGAGCAGAGCCAGAGCGCTCATGAGCTGAGGGAGCCTTTTATGAGCTCACATCAAAGACAGCAGTGGGGCTGGTGGACCAGTGGGAACACAACAGGGGCCACCAAAGACCTGCACCACCCGGCAGGCCGGGCCAACAGCCCAACTCTGGTGCGGTCCGCCAGTCGTTTCCATGAGATACGGAACATGGACCAAGGCAGCGAGCAGGGCAACAAggtgcacgtgagtgtgtgaATTCAGAACCTATAGCTGAAAATGGGAGGATCTCATCAGGTGCAGCACCTCAGGTGGTTCCATGGGGAGAACCAGCGCAGCTCTCGGTAGTTCCCATTGTTGGCCATCTGCATTTTGGGTCTGATCAGCAGGATCTTTCTACACAAGAGGGGGTTTAAAAGTTGGGCATGAACATCAGCACATCAGGAAAACTGCAGATCCGTTATTCCGGCCCTGCTTTACCTGTTCAGGAACAGGACCCGGCAGTTGTAGCGCACGTTGTGATGCATGACGGGCCTGAACACAACAAGCAGCACAAGGTTGACGACAGCTCAGGAGACGGAGTATGGTCAGAGACGGGACTGGACGGTGGGACTTGCACCTACATTCCTACATCGCAGATGATGTCTTCAGTGACAGGAGACTCCAGGAGCTCCTTCAAGACCTGGAAGCTGTGGAGCAACGTGTCGGACTCGTAGAAGTGGTCTGCACAGCCGTAGCCACTGTGAGAAATGGTGCAAACCcagagtcaaaaagacgtccagAGCAACCGACAACCCATCTGTCCAGGTGTGCTCCTGAGTTACTGTCCCCCCACTGGACACACAGCCAAGGTCCTCCCGTCCCACCTTATCTCCAGCTCTGGCCCCAGTCTGTATTTGGCTCCCCGGGACTTTGCAATCTCAATACCTGCAGGGAGAAACCAGCCAGTAAAGTTAGGGAGAAGCAGCTCGTCACGTCGACCGATCAAAGACGCCCCCCACAACGGGTTAGCTTCCTGAGCATCTTGGGTCTGGTGGACCCAACAGATCTTTGGGAATTACCACAAATCTATGAAGCAAAGTCCAGTCAGTGAAACGACTTCCTGTTGTTGGAGCCTTTAGACCATGTGGTCAGCAGCgataactgcccccccccccacccccagtcaCAGCTGGAGACATGCGCGCTCTCCTGAGAACCTTCATGGACCTCCTGTAGAACAGCCTTTGGTTCTACAGGAGCACTTCAGTACACAGGTACACAGCTCCAGTCCACAGGTGTTCTGTTACCTTAGatcaagcacagagcaggggggACTGGTGCACACTGGTGCTTGGACGTGTGAACTTCTGGAGTTCACATTTCAGTGTCCATACTTTCCCTCCACCACTGCTTCTGCTGTCACcagctgaggtgaaatgcattgtgggatccCGACACTGTCCACACCAGTCACACCTGTCTAACGTGAGGAAATGGGCGGGGCAAGTACACATCCTGGGACTTGGAGTGTACTTGGAAGCACTTGCTTACTTGATAAGACACGCGAGACAGGCACGTTTATTGACACGTGACACGTGTGTTATATACATTTagtcccagaatgcactgcgcAGACAACAATGGCGACCTCTATAGGTCAAAACTATATCAAAGATTCGAGACTTTCGTAAGTTTTCAGAATTGTGTAGTCGGCAGAAATAACGCGTCACCAAACGCGGACTTTAGCAGATTCGGACAATCACACCGGATCATGTTCGTCGGTTGTGTCTGTGAGCCCAGAGTCGTCGACGGCGCAGGTTTTAATCAACTCGGTCGCAACTGAAACACTCACTCTGCAGGATCCTCCTCAAGTTTCCTTCAAAGTCCAGAGCCCACTGGTTCAGAGAGCAGGTCGCTACAGTCACCTTCCGTCCCATCGTGTGGCTCTAATGGACCCACTGTCGAACTACAGGAGCTCCGCTGAGTGTTAAACTTTAGTCGGTGATTTCGCTGTAACAGACGGTGAAGAAGGGGCTGCGTCCACCCGAGCGGTGATTGGTTGGAATCACTGTCAACAAGacccaatcagaggcggagacggaggggacacttcctggttggcttaaagtaaacacgctacagcaaATCAGAGGCgaagacggaggtgaacacttcctggttggcttaaagtaaacacgctacagccaatcagaggcggagacggaggggaacacttcctggttggcttaaagtaacacgctacagccaattagaggcggagacggaggtgaacacttcctggttagtttaagtaaacacactacagccaatcagaggcggagacggaggtgaacacttcctggttggcttaaaataaacacgctacagccaatcagaggcggagacggaggggaacacttcctggttggcttaaagtaaacacgctacagccaatcagaggcggagacggaggtgaacacttcctggttggcttacattaaacacgctacagccaatcagaggcggagacggaggtgaacacttcctggttagtttaagtaaacacgctacagccaatcagagacggagacggaggtgaacacttcctggttagtttaagtaaacacgctacagccaatcagaggcggaaacggaggtgaacacttcctggttgcttaaagtaaacacgctacagccaatcagaggcggagacggaggtgaacacttcctggttggcttaaagtaaacacgctacagccaatcagaggcgaaGACAgaggggaacacttcctggttgccAAAAGTAAACCGCtacacagccaatcagaggcggagacggaggtgaacacttcctggttggcttaaaataaacacgctacagccaatcagaagcggagacggagggaacacttcctggttggccaaaagtaaacacgctgcagccaatcagaggcggaaacggaggtgaacacttcctggttggcttaaagtaaacacgctacagccaatcagaggcggagacggaggggaacacttcctggttggcttaaagtaaacacgctacagccaatcagaggcggagacggaggtgaacacttcctggttggcttacataaacacgctacagccaatcagaggcggagacggaggtgaacacttcctggttggccaaaagtaaacacgctacagccaatcagaggcggagacggaggtgaacacttcctggttggcttaaagtaaacacgctacagccaattagaggcggagacggaggtgaacacttcctggttggcttaaagtaaacacgctacagccatcAGAGGCGAAGACAgaggggaacacttcctggttggccaaaagtaaacacgctacagccaatcagaggcggagacggaggtgaacacttcctggttggcttaaagtaaacacgctacagccaattagaggcggagacggaggtgaacacttcctggttagtttaagtaaacacgctacagccaatcagaggcggagacggaggtgaacacttcctggttggcttaaaataaacacgctacagccaatcagaagcggagacggaggggaacacttcctggttggccaaaagtaaacacgctgcagccaatcaagGCGGAAACGGAGgaacggaggtgaacacttcctggttggcttaaagtaaacacgctacagccaatcagaggcggagacggaggtgaacacttcctggttggcttacattaaacacgctacagccaatcagaggcggagacggaggtgaacacttcctggttagtttaagtaaacacgctacagccaatcagaggcggagacggaggtgaacacttcctggttggcttaaagtaaacacgctacagccaattagaggcggagacggaggtgaacacttcctggttagtttaagtaaacacgctacagccaatcagaggcggagatggaggtgaacacttcctggttggccaaaagtaaacacgctgcagccaatcagaggcggagacggaggggaacacttcctggttggcttaaagtaaacacgctacagccaattagaggcggagacggaggtgaacacttcctggttagtttaagtaaacacgctacagccaatcagagatggagacggaggtgaacacttcctggttggccaaaagtaaacacgctacagccaatcagaggcggagacggaggtgaacacttcctggttggcttaaagtaaacacgctacagccaattagagaggcggagacggaggtgaacacttcctggttagtttaagtaaacacgctacagccaatcagaggcggagacggaggtgaacacttcctggttggcttaaaataaacacgctacagccaatcagaagcggagacggaggggaacacttcctggttggccaaaagtaaacacgctgcagccaatcagaggcggaaacggaggtgaacacttcctggttggcttaaagtaaaacgctacagccaatcagaggcggagacggaggtgaacacttcctggttggcttacattaaacacgctacagccaattagaggcggagacggaggtgaacacttcctggttagtttaagtaaacacgctacagccaatcagagacggagacggcggtgaacacttcctggttggcttaaagtaaacacgctacagccaatcagaggcggagacggaggtgaacacttcctggttggcttacattaacacgctacagccaatcagaggcggagacggaggtgaacacttcctggttgccaaatgtaaacacgctgcagccaatcagaggcggagacggaggtgaacacttcctggttagtttacgtaaaaacacgctacagccaatcagaggcggagatggaggtgaacacttcctggttggccaaaagtaacacgctgcagccaatcagaggcggagacggaggggaacacttcctggttggcttaaagtaaacacgctacagccattagaggcggagacggaggtgaacacttcctggttagtttaagtaaacacacactacagccaatcagaggcggagacggaggtgaacacttcctggttggcttaaagtaaacactacacagccaatcagagacggagacggaggtgaacacttcctggttggccaaaagtaaacacgctacagccaatcagaggcggaaacggaggtgaacacttcctggttggcttaaagtaaacacgctacagccaatcagaggcggagacggaggtgaacacttcctggttggcttaaagtaaacacgctacagccaatcagaggcggagacggaggggaacacttcctggttggccaaaagtaaacacgctgcagcagccaatcagaggcggaaacggaggtgaacacttcctggttggcttaaagtaaacacgctacatacagccaatcagaggcggagacggaggtgaacacttcctggttggcttacattaaacacgctacagccaatcagaggcggagacggaggtgaacacttcctggttggccaaaagtaaacacgctgcagccaatcagaggcggagacggaggtgaacacttcctggttagttacgtaaacacgctacagccaatcagaggcggagatggaggtgaacacttcctggttggccaaaagtaaacacgctgcagccaatcagaggcggagacggaggggaacacttcctggttggcttaaagtaaacacgctacagccaattagaggcggagacggaggtgaacacttcctggttagtttaagtaaacacactacagccaatcagaggcggagacggaggtgaacacttcctggttggcttaagtaaacacgctacagccaatcagagacggagacggaggtgaacacttcctggttggccaaaagtaaacacgctacagccaatcagaggcggaaacggaggtgaacacttcctggttggcttaaagtaaacacactacagccaatcagaggcggagacggaggtgaacacttcctggttggcttaaagtaaacacgctacagccaatcagagacggagacggaggtgaacacttcctggttggccaaaagtaaacacgctacaagccaatcagaggcggaaacggaggtgaacacttcctggttggcttaaagtaaacacgctacacagccaatcagaggcggagacggaggtgaacacttcctggttggcttaaagtaaacacgctacagccaatcagaggcggagacggaggggaacacttcctggttggccaaaagtaaacacgctgcagccaatcagaggcggaaacggaggtgaacacttcctggttggcttaaagtaaacacgctacagccaatcagaggcggagacggaggtgaacacttcctggttggcttacattaacacgctacagccaatcagaggcggagacggaggtgaacacttcctggttagtttaagtaaacacgctacagccaatcagaggcggagacggaggtgaacacttcctggttggcttaaagtaaacacgctacagccaattagaggcggagacggaggtaaacacttcctggttagtttaagtaaacacgctacagccaatcagaggcggagatggaggtgaacacttcctggttggccaaaagtaaacacgctacagccaattagaggcggagacggaggtgaacacttcctggttagtttaagtaaacacgctacagccaatcagaggcggagacggaggtgaacacttcctggt is drawn from Takifugu flavidus isolate HTHZ2018 chromosome 2, ASM371156v2, whole genome shotgun sequence and contains these coding sequences:
- the nadsyn1 gene encoding glutamine-dependent NAD(+) synthetase isoform X2 is translated as MGRKVTVATCSLNQWALDFEGNLRRILQSIEIAKSRGAKYRLGPELEISGYGCADHFYESDTLLHSFQVLKELLESPVTEDIICDVGMPVMHHNVRYNCRVLFLNRKILLIRPKMQMANNGNYRELRWFSPWNHLRKVEDYVLPRMIQETTGQETVPFGDCVLSTKDTCIGTEICAELWSPRSPHIQMSQDGVEIFTNSSASHHELRKAESRVNLIRSATSKGGGIYLYANQKGCDGDRVYYDGCAMVAINGDIVAQGVQFSVNDVEVISATLDLEDVRSYRGRENHPHLESEPKPCYRVRVNFSLSDVDDVHLPVHQPVEWCFHTPEEEISLGPACWLWDYLRRSGQAGFLLPLSGGVDSASSACIVHSLCVLLCRAVEDGNTQVLDDVRRVVGDSTYRPTQPRELCSRIFTTCYMGSENSTEDTRTRAKDLAREIGSTHMTINIDLAVRSILGIFSAVTGKWPQFGVNGGSRRENLALQNVQARVRMVLAYLFAQLSLWSRGRPGGLLVLGSANVDESLTGYFTKYDCSSADINPIGGISKADLKNFLFYCVETFQLSSLRGILTAPPTAELEPLKDGQVSQTDEADMKMTYSELSVIGRLRKISMCGPFSMFCKLIHLWKDLLSPVEVAQKVKHFFWMYSVNRHKMTTLTPAYHAESYSPDDNRFDLRPFLYDTRWGWQFRCIDSQLETKVQNQ
- the nadsyn1 gene encoding glutamine-dependent NAD(+) synthetase isoform X1: MGRKVTVATCSLNQWALDFEGNLRRILQSIEIAKSRGAKYRLGPELEISGYGCADHFYESDTLLHSFQVLKELLESPVTEDIICDVGMPVMHHNVRYNCRVLFLNRKILLIRPKMQMANNGNYRELRWFSPWNHLRKVEDYVLPRMIQETTGQETVPFGDCVLSTKDTCIGTEICAELWSPRSPHIQMSQDGVEIFTNSSASHHELRKAESRVNLIRSATSKGGGIYLYANQKGCDGDRVYYDGCAMVAINGDIVAQGVQFSVNDVEVISATLDLEDVRSYRGRENHPHLESEPKPCYRVRVNFSLSDVDDVHLPVHQPVEWCFHTPEEEISLGPACWLWDYLRRSGQAGFLLPLSGGVDSASSACIVHSLCVLLCRAVEDGNTQVLDDVRRVVGDSTYRPTQPRELCSRIFTTCYMGSENSTEDTRTRAKDLAREIGSTHMTINIDLAVRSILGIFSAVTGKWPQFGVNGGSRRENLALQNVQARVRMVLAYLFAQLSLWSRGRPGGLLVLGSANVDESLTGYFTKYDCSSADINPIGGISKADLKNFLFYCVETFQLSSLRGILTAPPTAELEPLKDGQVSQTDEADMKMTYSELSVIGRLRKISMCGPFSMFCKLIHLWKDLLSPVEVAQKVKHFFWMYSVNRHKMTTLTPAYHAESYSPDDNRFDLRPFLYDTRWGWQFRCIDSQVSQLETKVQNQ